One genomic segment of Oncorhynchus kisutch isolate 150728-3 linkage group LG15, Okis_V2, whole genome shotgun sequence includes these proteins:
- the wdr95 gene encoding WD repeat-containing protein 49 produces the protein MQHERPVSRKPKWATDFITMPQYNKLIMGTGDREIQLYELSSLEPYCQISSLETVPLRLDYCYTGPDECSILYGDSQGCVNIILITSVGETLRMWKKLPKIENVPNIGIDNAVLSQNVTYIRWKVHQDWVTKVKYFPDICAIVSTSNHEASSLVIGCVLPSTNIEQQMREIREVCRDGKAKRALSNNNGSPQPRAPCDQTVFNVYKGVMTFDLSKQHNLLVTGGMDRVLRLWNPYVPGKPTGVLKGHSAPIFYLFISSEENRIFSVSMDNTAKIWDIHDQICLITAHPKASLIRGDMSACLYSPSIKALYIAADSLALLSLRTSPQPQGHLIVSHMEPVLCCGYSHEFRQVVSCTEGSVVKVWDFDTGSHVFEFGGAHGQSAITCMTFDPKGRRLVTGGRDGILKIWNFNNGQCLKILKKDGESNEVCDCTYLTVHRNTYVMSVGWDRRIDVYSDSPDEPHHIQKPQPSWQDDLRRGHIEDILCVAQCPPSLLATSSYDGEVIVWNLVSGHIQCRFASPLQPDCCHAQGMDTCVPSIIFLRSRALHAKFSSAACLLSSGPTGCIHFWNVLNGGKLLANFEASRFQQLITKLAVTKEDTSLYAADQLGYVYVYDIKTYALGSERTPPRAENYWRAHTGSITGLQIVDDDQVLLTSSIDCTVRLWSADGDFIGTFGQRDNWSIHTPSSWKHPAVPYEILIDPLSMPAHRILEGETRVSDVNNADNSEATSTEQKSNSPSKLRHPPLSFSDTDIMEEMKTSCYTEEHGKRLRHEIFKHTNKPPNHGGPKAYHTLKYFDIVDTPAPCERPDLSLAGIDPFMSSFVEQELAEFQ, from the exons CTACACCGGACCTGATGAGTGTTCTATTTTGTATGGAGACTCCCAG GGCTGCGTGAATATCATATTAATTACCTCCGTGGGGGAGACTCTGag AATGTGGAAGAAATTACCAAAAATTGAGAATGTGCCTAACATCGGGATAGACAACGCAGTGCTTTCTCAGAATGTGACATACATTCGATGGAAGGTCCACCAGGACTGGGTGACAAAG GTGAAATATTTTCCAGACATTTGTGCGATTGTTTCCACCTCCAATCATGAAGCCTCTTCCCTCGTCATAG GCTGCGTTCTCCCGTCCACCAACATCGAGCAGCAGATGAGGGAAATCAGGGAGGTGTGTCGGGATGGGAAGGCCAAGAGAGCCCTTTCTAATAACAATGGGTCTCCTCAGCCCCGGGCACCATGTGACCAGACCGTCTTCAATGTCTACAAGGGCGTCATGACCTTTGACCTCAGCAAACAGCACAACCTGCTGGTGACCGGAGGGATGGACAGGGTGCTGCGTCTGTGGAACCCCTACGTCCCTGG gAAGCCCACAGGTGTGTTAAAGGGACACTCTGCTCCCATCTTCTACCTCTTCATCTCCTCAGAGGAAAACCGTATATTTTCTGTCTCTATGGACAACACTGCCAAG ATCTGGGATATCCATGACCAAATCTGCCTCATCACAGCCCACCCCAAAGCCAGCCTCATCCGTGGAGACATGTCTGCATGCCTGTATTCTCCTTCCatcaaggcactgtacatcgcAGCAGACTCACTAGCGCTGCTCTCTCTCAGGACCAG TCCCCAGCCCCAGGGACATCTGATCGTGTCTCACATGGAGCCTGTGTTGTGCTGCGGCTATAGCCACGAGTTCAGACAGGTCGTCAGCTGCACAGAAGGATCC GTGGTGAAGGTGTGGGATTTCGACACAGGGAGCCATGTGTTTGAATTTGGTGGTGCCCACGGACAGTCTGCCATTACCTGTATGACTTTTGACCCCAAGGGAAGGAG ACTGGTCACTGGGGGGAGAGATGGCATTCTAAAGATCTGGAACTTTAACAATGGTCAGTGTCTGAAGATACTAAAAAAAG ATGGGGAGTCCAACGAGGTGTGTGACTGCACCTACCTGACAGTCCACAGAAACAC GTATGTGATGTCTGTTGGATGGGACCGCAGGATTGACGTCTACTCT GATTCACCAGACGAGCCTCACCACATCCAGAAGCCTCAGCCCTCATGGCAAGACGATCTG AGGAGGGGCCACATAGAGGACATCCTGTGTGTGGCCCAGTGTCCCCCCTCCCTTCTAGCCACCAGCAGCTATGACGGGGAGGTCATTGTGTGGAACCTGGTCTCCGGACACATCCAGTGTCGCTTTGCCAGCCCTCTGCAACCTGACTGCTGCCATGCCCAAG GGATGGATACCTGTGTTCCCAGCATCATCTTCCTGAGGAGCCGAGCATTACATGCTAAGTTCTCCTCCGCTGCATGCCTCCTGTCCTCAGGACCCACAG GTTGCATTCATTTCTGGAACGTGCTCAACGGTGGGAAATTATTGGCCAACTTCGAGGCA TCTAGGTTCCAGCAGCTGATCACTAAACTGGCAGTGACAAAGGAAGACACCTCACTGTATGCGGCTGATCAACTTGGCTATGTCTATGTTTATGACATAAAGACATACGCTCTTGGCTCAGAGAGAACCCCACCGAGAG CTGAAAACTACTGGCGTGCCCATACTGGCAGCATCACCGG GTTGCAGATTGTTGACGATGACCAAGTACTGCTCACCTCGTCTATAGACTGCACTGTGCGCCTGTGGAGTGCTGACGGAGATTTCATAG GCACGTTTGGGCAGCGGGACAATTGGAGCATCCACACCCCTTCCTCCTGGAAGCATCCTGCCGTTCCCTATGAGATCCTGATCGACCCTCTGAGTATGCCAGCTCACCGCATCCTGGAGGGAGAGACCAGAGTGTCCGATGTCAATAACGCTGACAACTCTGAGGCCACTAGCACCGAGCAAAAG TCCAACTCGCCCAGCAAGCTTAGACACCCTCCACTGTCCTTCAGCGACACAGACATCATGGAGGAGATGAAAACCTCTTGTTACACAGAAGAACATGGGAAACG ACTCCGACATGAAATATTCAAGCATACTAACAAGCCACCCAATCATGGCGGACCCAAGGCCTACCACACTCTCAAGTACTTTGATATCGTCGACACCCCAGCACCCTGCGAGAGGCCTGATCTTTCCCTGGCTGGCATAGATCCTTTCATGTCCAGCTTTGTGGAGCAGGAGTTGGCTGAATTCCAATAA